One Hydractinia symbiolongicarpus strain clone_291-10 chromosome 7, HSymV2.1, whole genome shotgun sequence genomic window, GGAGCTAGACAGCAAAATGAAGTAATACTGGCGTacacaaaaattaacaaaatgggaaattaaaataaataaataaaggtcAGGGAATATGTAAGGAATCTTTGCTTGAACCTGAACGTTGTCCTATTGTTTTCTTCCTGACTGGTAAAGTAAATCCACAAAATCACATAACACTTTGATTGGCTGCGTATTTTTTAACCCTACTGCGGTTAATTCTTCTTTAAATAACTTGACAACATGTCATAAAAAGGCGCGAAAGTGGTGGTCATACCAACGAGATTATTCTTAGAAGTTATATGAAAAAGCCTTAAAAACATTGTTATACGCCGTggttatttttcatttaaataatattataaccttttttaatttaattaggAACCTTCGTTTAATAATTTATCAACCACTGATAAAAATAATCGGGTTTACCCTGATAACCCTTTTACTTCCCTACAAGTACTGAGAAAATGCATAAATTAATGATGGAAATTAAgtcattaattatgcaaattttaatatttgaatATAACGTATCTATATTTAAGCCTTGCCTCAATCATTTTTTATATCAACAAGAAAATAAGAGGGAAGAAAAAACTGATAACaaagtataattttattttaatactttCGAACTCAGCGATGCGTAGGCTTGTGAGTAtgaagtatttaaaatgttttaattggGTAATTTATACAAATTTATGCAATCATATTTCCTAACATACGAAATTATGCAATCATATTACCAAACTTGCGAAATTATATTTAGTTGTCAGGGTTCGCGCAGACCTTTTCGTGTTCTGGTAAATCGCAGAAATATGTGAATTAACAACGTTCTTCCCAAGATATCTTGCGTTCTAACATAGCTGTCCTGatttcagaaaagatacaaaatgtctggggacaaggttgacgAAGGAAGGCAAGAAACTACTATGCGAGAAGTTGTACATGAAATATGATATCAAATTTAATTATGTTATATAAATTGTATATAACCTGGGCTAAAAGTGACTCCGAAAGTTCTCTTAAAAGTTACATTCGTGGGTTGCTCCATCGTCTTCTTTTTgctagataataatttttttaaaaaactatcatttaaaagtaaaaaaaactgttttaggGTTCAACCATGGGCGACCCTTTTTCTTAACCCTACCAACACCCTCCCCCCTTAAATGAAATCTCGCTGTTCGATCACTGTGGTTCCAAAGGTCTCTTGCTGTCATAGAATGTGGGTTATTGTTGAAACAAAATCACCAGCcttaaaaagttgaaaaatttcaTGCGTTTCTTGCATGTaacttttgatattactaacCGCAATACCTCGTTAGATAAATATATAAAGTGTAATTCTTTATTTATGAATTAAACATAACGCTCAAATACTCAAAAAGGTGTGCGATTCTGGCTAGTGTAGCATGCTAAATCATTTACAAGTTTATTATTCTAACTTCGACCACAGGACCCTTTAGGTTTTTAATTCATCAGGTTCTGTCACGATATAAACAAATCCAAGGGACAAAGTTGGTGTCACGTATGGACATATAACTGATTGTTTTCTCTTATAGAAGTTCAGTTCCAGAAAGGAGTGAGTTAATATTTGTAAGTAATTCTtgtatatacatgtttttttaatgtaacGTTTTTAAGCATTTAATTTACTGGAGATGTTTTCTGGTTATGTTTAATCATCCATTTTTATTggaagctttaaaaaaaatttgtgttttgattggctaatttatTCGAAATCATTTTCTCAAATTATcgtaatgacttatttaagcgCTCTGGTGCTTATTTAATATTTGTGGCTTAACGCAGGGGCACTTATTAATCTTAAAGTttaaagataagaaaaaaagaaattcacTGACTTACAAACGCaataatttaataaagtttTCTTGTTGCAAATTTGTTCTTTGCGGAGGCAACTTTGTTATCACGCCAAATTTGACTGTGCGGAGAGAGACCGCTCCTTTTAATAGGAGAGAGACCGCTTATTCTTGGGAGTCGTTCACATGTAACGTTATGTAACGTTGGTGGCGCTGGAATTGACGTTACCaggaacaaaaatattttattctgaaaatgtttttctcaGTTCTAATAACGTCCTCGTCCCTAAGACTTCTTTCTCGGGGccgacattttaaaagaaagtttcaaaaaagcGATGAATTAATGCATTTGCACTGTTATCTGTTATAGCCAGGAATATCCAACGCTAAAGAACGACGCTATTCAGGCGTGACTTTAATACAACCAAAAATAATTGTTAACGAAGATACACATGTGCACGAACGGACCAACcggaaatcaataaaaaccTCAACCACTGAAATGGCTTCGAGATCGACTTCTCGCAGCAGTCTTAAAAGTACCTATTTGTTACCGACAGAAAGTCGTCATGGCGACGCCAGAAAGAAAACAACGCGAACAGCATTATCAGCAAACCCAAGAGGACGACGTACGGCGTTGGCTGTACATAAACCACAAGATATTCGTTCACAAAGTGCAGTCGGTATGTTTTATTCACAACAGTTAGTTTTGTGCGACGTTTtatgtttttacaaattttcatccAGAATTAAAAAGCATAAGTTTATAGAACATCTCATAACAATGGATACCTAAGTGGCAGGACTACATTTACtccatgtaaaaaaaaaatgttttgatgccAATGTTACAGTAGTTACAGCTTTAGTTAGCAAAATCTTCCAGTAGTGGGAGGGCGTAATGATGCATGCTGCCTATTAAGGGGCTACCATGGTTGGCTGTAATACCAACGTTACAGTAGTCACAATTATTAATTATGAATTAACTTTGAATTAGCTTCAGCAAAATATCAAGGGGGGTCGCTTTATTAACGCCGACACGGCCACTCTATGAACGAGATAGTAAGATGGTTGAAAATCTGAAGTTCGAAATATGCACGACGCacgaactttttaatttttcacgtGATAAGAATGCCTATTGCAATAACCGTATTCTGTGTGTTTAACCAAGGTTCAACGTCGTTGCGTACACAAATATTCAGGACCCCTAGAAGTATAATTGGCTGACTGGTGAACCCGCGTATTTGACCAGTTTAATGACTTGTGCACGATAAAAACCATATTCGCAGATTTTGCATTACATTCAAATATATCTTTTCTTTACAGCTTTACACGAGCCTACAAAAGATAAATGGAAACTGCATGCTCAAGCTCATGTTAATTCTCTCCTCGAGCAAatggaagataaagataaatgGTCTGATTATGTTAAAAAACATATATCAAAAAATTCCAACAATGTTTTAACAAAAGCcgaaaagaaagttattttagaacctaacaaaaatgtttcgaaaataaaagaaaacagctCAGACGATGATAACAGCAGCAGTAGTAGTGGTTCAGAAGAGGATGGCAGCGACAGTTCCGACTCCGAGGAAGAGAGCGAAATCGAGAGTGATGAAGAGCAAGTTATTCCAGCAACAAATTCAAACACTTTGAAAGAGACAAATATTGGCGCGA contains:
- the LOC130648397 gene encoding transcription initiation factor TFIID subunit 11-like, with product MSLKVVVEPSKDSWRRSSVPERSELIFPGISNAKERRYSGVTLIQPKIIVNEDTHVHERTNRKSIKTSTTEMASRSTSRSSLKSTYLLPTESRHGDARKKTTRTALSANPRGRRTALAVHKPQDIRSQSAVALHEPTKDKWKLHAQAHVNSLLEQMEDKDKWSDYVKKHISKNSNNVLTKAEKKVILEPNKNVSKIKENSSDDDNSSSSSGSEEDGSDSSDSEEESEIESDEEQVIPATNSNTLKETNIGAKTNSTKKSSGRWRKAAKRVKKSKSTNDDPLKSLEESIIKEHDRKLKAKYKDNKSEEIDKLIKELNLEN